TGCGGCCCTCCACGCCGGGGCGGCCCGTCGCCCCCGCAGACGGCGACCGGCTGCACCGGCTGGGCCACCGGCTCGGCGACGCGCTCACCGCTTTGGAGCAACGGGGCGTCGACTGCGTATGGGAGGACGAGCCGGTCCCCGTGCAACTGCCCGCCGCCACCACGCCCCCGGTCCGGGTCGGCCGCTTCGACTGGGACCTGCACTCCGGACAGGTCACCGCCGACGACGAACTCTGCGCGATCCTCGGCTTCGCGCCCGACGCCTTCCCGGGCACCGTGGACGCGCTCGCCGGGCGGCTGGTCCCGGAGGACGTGTACGGGCTGTGGGCGCTGGCCCGCCGGACGGTGGAATCGGCCGAGCCGGTCGTCCGGCGGATGCGGCTGCGCGGCCCCGACGGCCGGTCCCATCTGCTGGAGCTGTCCGGCCGCTGGACCCACCCGGACGGCGACGCGTCCGCCAGCCGTCTGAGCGGCTTCCTGGTCGACCTCGGCGCGGGACCCGTCGTGCCGGAGGCCGCCGACCGGCTGCCGCGCGGCATCCTCTCCCTCGACCGGCTGGGCCGGATCACCTACGCGAACGGCCTCGCCGAGGAGCTGCTCGGCCACTCCAGGGAGGAGCTCGTGGGCCATGTCGTGTGGCAGGCCCTGCCGTGGTTCGGACACGAGTCCTACGAGGACCACTACCGGGCAGCCCTGATGGCCGACGAGCCCGTCCACTTCCTCGCCCGCCGCCCGCCCTCGCACTGGCTCTCGGTGTCCCTGTACCCGGGCCACGACGGGGTGAGCGTCGTCCTCCAGGGGACCGACCGGCCGGACTACACCCCGGGCTCGGTCACCGCGCCCGGCCTGGGCATCGGCTCGACCGCCGACCGCTCCTCGGCGCTGTACCGACCGGTGGCCCTCGCCATCGCGCTGACCGAGGCGGTGACGGCACGTCAGGTCTCCGAGGTGGTCACGGAGGAGCTGCTCCCCGCGTTCGGCGGGCGTCAGCTCGCCATCTACCTGCTGGACGAGGGCCATCTCCATCTGGCCTGGGAGACCGGGTTCCCCAAGGGCTTCCTCGACCGCTTCGAAGGGGTCGAGCTCGACGTCAGCATTCCCGGGGTGGAGACCCTGACCACGGGCCGCCCGATGTTCTTCGAATCCATGCAGCGCCTGGCCGAAGCCTATCCCGGCATCCCGATCGACGCGGACGTCGGAGCGCGCGCGTTCCTGCCGCTGATCGCCTCGGGGCGGCCCGTCGGCTCCTGCATCCTCGGCTTCGACCGCCCGCGCGGCTTCAGCCCTGAGGAACGTACGGTCCTGACGGCACTGGCCGGACTCATCGCCCAGGCCCTGAAGCGCGCCCAGCGCTACGACAGCGAATCGGCCCTCGCCCGCGGACTCCAGGACGCCCTGCTGCCGCACCGACTGCCCGAGGTGGACGGGGTGGACACCCTGGGACGCTACCTCTCCGGCACCCAGGGCATGGACGTGGGCGGCGACTGGTACGACGTCATCGATACCGGTCGTGAACTCGCCCTGATCATCGGCGACGTACAGGGCCACGGCGTCGCCGCCGCCGCGACCATGGGCCAACTGCGCAGCGCGGTGAGGGCGTTCGCGCTCACCAACTACGACCCTCAGGACGTGATCAGCGGCACCAACCGGCTGCTCATCGACCTCGACCCGGGACAGTTCGCGAGCTGCTGCTACATCGCGCTGGACCCGGTGACCGGAGTGGCCCGCGCCGTACGCGCGGGGCATCCGCAGCCCGTGCTGCGGCGGCCCGACGGCCGGACGGAGGTGCTGGACCTGCCCGGCGGCATCGTGCTCGGGATCGACGAGCGGGCGTCCTACCCGGTCACGGAGATGCGGCTCGAACCGGGCGCGATGCTCGCCCTGTTCACGGACGGGCTGATCGAGCGCCCGGGGACGGACATCGACGAGGGGATCGAGAGGCTGCGCTCCACCGTCGAACGCATCGGTGCGGTTCCCCTGGCCGAGACGGCCGACCAGGTCATCGGAGAGGCCAGGGAGGCCATCGACCGCCCCGACGACATCGCGCTCCTGCTCGCCGCCCGGTGGGCGGGGACCGGGACGGTCCGGAAGCCCCGGGAGGCCGGAGTGCCCGGGCCCGACCTGTGGCGCACGTTCAGGGGGCCGGACCCGGGGCGCACGGCGGGCGCACGGGATCCGGCCCCCTAGGGCGTGTTTCGAAAGTAGCGCAGTCCGCCCGGAGGGCGGGCTCGGCGGCGTCTGGTGCGTGCGATCGCAAGGCGGAGGGTCGCCCCGATACTGGATGTATCGGGGCGATCCCGACAACGCGGCGAGCGTGCGTGCCAGGCGTCGCCGAGCAGGCGGGACTTTCGAAACACGCCCTAGCGGCCGTACTGTCGATCAGGCATTGATCAGGCGCTGATCAGGCATCGGCCGGGGTCTTCGCCGGTGCGAAGGCGCCGGAGGCCTCCAGCATGCCCTCGCGCTCCACGACCTTGACCCGCTCACGGCCCTGGGCCGCGCCCAGCGCCTGCTCGTGGGCGTCCAGCTTGTGCCAGCCCTCCCAGGTGGTGAAGCGCACGCCGCGGTCTTCCAGGAAGGCCTCGACGGCCTCCGGAGCGGGCGTTGCCGGCTGGGGCAGCCGCCCGGCGGCACGGTCCTCCAGGAGACAGGCGACCGTCTCGTTGGCGTCGCCCTTGGTGTGCCCGATCAGACCGATCGGACCGCGCTTGATCCAACCGGTGACGTAGACCGAGCTCATGTGCTCGTCGCCGGCGATGACGCGGCCCGCCTCGTGCGGCACGGTGCCGGAGGCCACGTCGAAGGGGAGCTTGGGCAGCTCCTCCGAGTAGTAGCCGACGGCACGGTAGACGCTCTGCATGTCCCAGTCGGTGAACCGGCCGGTGCCCCGGACGTTGCCGGTGCCGTCCAGCTCGGTGCGCTCGGTGCGCAGCGCCACGACCTTGCCGTCCTCGCCGAGGATCTCGACCGGGGACTCGAAGAAGTGCAGGAACAGCTTGTGCGGGCGGTCGCCGACGTCGCGGATCGCCCAGTTCTCCAGGGTCTGCGCGACCATGTTGGCCTGCTTGTTCTCCCGGCGGGTCGCGATGGAGCCCTCGTCGTACTCGATGTCCTCGGGATTGACGATGACCTCGATGTTGGGGGAGTGGTCCAGCTCCCGCAGCTCCATCGGGCTGAACTTGGCCTGTGCGGGGCCACGCCGCCCGAACACGTGCACCTCCAGCGCCTTGTTCTCCTTGAGGCCCTGGTAGACGTTGTCCGGGATCTCGGTGGGCAGCAGCTCGTCCGCCGTCTTGGCCAGGACGCGTGCCACGTCCAGGGCGACGTTGCCGACGCCGAGCACGGCGACCTTCTCCGCGGTGAGCGGCCAGGTGCGCGGGACCTCGGGGTGCCCGTCGTACCAGGAGACGAACTCGGCCGCGCCGTAGGAGCCCTCCAGCTGGATGCCGGGCACGTCGAGCGCCCGGTCGGCCTCGGCGCCGGTGGAGAAGATCACCGCGTCGTAGAACGACCGCAGGTCGTCCAGGCCGATGTCGTGCGGGTAGCTGACGTTTCCGAAGAGACGGATCTGCGGCTTGTCCAGCACCTGGTGCAGGGCCTTGACGATGCCCTTGATCCGCGGGTGGTCGGGGGCCACGCCGTAGCGGATCAGACCGAAGGGCGCGGGCATGCGCTCGAAGAGGTCGATGGAGACCCCCGGGTCCTGGCAGACCTCGGATTTGAGCAGCGCGTCCGCAGCGTAGATACCGGCGGGGCCGGCTCCGACAATGGCGACGCGGACGGGGCGTGTCATGGCGTGGTGATCCTTCGGGGCGGGCGAACGCGGGCAGGTACAGCGTACGTCGGAGGTAAGGGTTGGCTTACTAGTCTCCACCGCACACCGTAAGCGATCGCCCCGCGGGCCCTTCGGTCGCCCCTGCCTAGAGTGTCCGATTGGCCCTTTTTCGTGTGACGGTATGGGCGATTTGGTTCTTTTGGGAATTCTGCTCGATGTAGGGCTTATCGTGAACCCTGGGGCATTTGCTTGAGCTTGTTTTCGCCATCACCGCGAGCGAGTGGTGAGCGTCACGTCCGGGAGCGCGGACGCGGAAGCGGAAGCATCGGTTCCCTTCTGTGCGAACAAAGTTGACGGCGTGACGGGGTGGCCCGACCCGGTAATTACGCCTTTCGATCTTGCATGGAAAGGGGAATCCGGAATGCGGGGCTTGTTCTGTTCGGCCTTTCTCGCCTACGGTCACCGTCAATCCGGATGGAACGCCGAATCCTGCCGCCGTCCGGGAATCCGAAACCCACTCACGTACGGCAGGAGCGGGGGACCCAGGTAAGTCGCCGATCCGTAACCGGAACGGCTTGGGGTGAAGTCGCACGAGCGTGCGGCCAGACATCTCCCGTCTGAACCCGACAGCTCACCTCGCAGGCGCCGGAGAGGAAATCCCCCATGCCCGCACAGGGTAAGCACCGTCGTTCCCCGTCCATCTCGCTGCGCCGCGGCCTCGTCGCGGTGACCGCCGGTGGAGCCGTTCTCGCCCTCCCGGTGATCGGCACCACCAGCGCCTTCGCGGCTCCCACCCCCGTCGCCGCGCCGCAGCAGGCCGTGGCGCCCGCCTCGGCGGCCCAGGCGAATTCCGCCAAGAAGGCCGCGCCCGCCCAGCATTCCGTGGCGGCCGGCGAAACGCTTTCCAAGATCGCCCGCGAGTATTCCGTCAGCGGCGGCTGGGAGAAGCTGTACGAAGGCAACCGGAAGATCATCGGAGAGAATCCCGATCTTATTCACCCCGGTATCGAGCTGACCCTCGGAACCAAGGCCGAGGCTCCTTCCGAGGACAAGGCGGGCAAGGCCGCCAAGGCTTCCCCGTCCGCCGCCCGCGGCGGAGAGGCGGACCGTGCCGACCGTTCGGAGCGCATCAACGCCGCCCCCGTGGCGAAGGCCGCTCCGGCCGCCGAAAAGGCCGTCACGTACACGAACGACCTCGACGGCTGGATCAAGGAGTCGCTGGCGGTCATGGCCGAGCAGGGCATCCCCGGCACCTACGAGGGCATCCACCGCAACATCATGCGTGAGTCCTCGGGCAACCCGGCCGCGATCAACAACTGGGACTCCAACGCGGTCAAGGGCACCCCGTCCAAGGGGCTGCTCCAGGTCATCGACCCGACCTTCCAGGCCTACCACGTGCCCGGCACCTCGACCGACAGCTACGACCCGGTCGCCAACATCACGGCCGCGTGCAACTACGCCGCGGACCGGTACGGCTCGATCGACAACGTCTTCGGCGCCTACTGATCCTTCGCGACCGAGCCCGAGGGGCCCCGGACCTGATGGTCCGGGGCCCCTCGGGTGTGCCGGGCGGCGCCGGCAAGTTACCCCCGGGTTTCTAGTGACTTACCACGCGATCGACAGTAGAACCTGTTCCACTCTGTCGAGAGTGAGGGGTGTCACATGAGGGACGCTAGCAAGTCGAATAGCGGGACCGAGGGTGTCTCGCGTCGAAGATTCATCACTGGAACAGGTTCTCTTCTGGGTGCTGCGGCGATCGCCGGGCACACCGCACCGGCGTGGGCGGGCGTCCGGGCGGCAGCAGCGCCGATCGGCTCCGGGGCCCGGGTGCCGGTGCTGGTCGTCGGCACCGGCTACGGCGGCTCCGTGGCCGCCCTCCGGCTCGCCCAGGCCGGCGTCGACGTCCATATGGTCGAGATGGGCATGGCCTGGGACGCACCGGGCGCCGACGGCAAGATCTTCGCCAACACCACCAGGCCGGACGACCGCTCCTTCTGGCTCCGGACCCGGACCAAACAGCCGCTGAGCAACTTCCTCGGCTTTCCCATCGACAAGAACGTCAACCGCTACACCGGCATCCTGGACGCCGAGGAGTTCGGCGGCATCACCGTCTACCAGGGCCGCGGCGTGGGCGGCGGGTCCCTGGTCAACGGTGGTATGGCCGTCACCCCGCGCCGGGAGAACTTCGGCGCGATCCTCCCCACGGTGAACGCCCAGGAGATGTACAGCACCTACTACCCGCGCGCCAACAGCGGACTCGGCGTCACCACCATCGACCCCGCCTGGTTCGACAGCGTCGACTGCTACCAGTACGCCCGTGTCGGCCGGAAACACGCCCAGCGCTCCGGCTTCCCGTTCCTCTTCGTCCCCGCCGTCTACGACTGGGACTACATGAAGCAGGAGGCGGCCGGGACCGTTCCGAAGTCGGCCCTGGACGCCGAGATCCTCTACGGCAACAACTACGGCAAGAAATCGCTCCAGAAGACCTACATCGACCGGATCAGGGCCACCGGCCGGGTCACCATCTCCCCGCTCCACAAGGTCACCACGGTCACCCCGGCCCCGGGCGGCGGCTACACGGTGCTCATCGACCAGCTGGACACCACCGGCCGGACGGCCGCCACCAAGACCGTCACGGCGGACAAGGTGTTCTTCGCCGCGGGCAGCGTCGGCACCAGCAAGCTGCTCGTCGGCCTCAAGGCCACCGGCGCGCTGCCCCTCCTCAACAACGAGGTCGGCCGGGGCTGGGGCGACAACGGCAACGTCATGTGCGGCCGCGCCAACCACCTCTGGGACCCCACGGGGCAGGTGCAGTCGTCCATCCCCACCGGCGGCATCGACAACTGGGACGCCGGCGGGGCGTTCGCCGAGGTCGCCCCGCTGCCCACCGGGATCGAGACGTGGGCCTCGTTCTACCTCTCCATCACCAAGAACCCGAACCGGGCCCGGTTCACCTGGAACGCCGCGGCGGGGAAGGTTGAGCTGGACTGGCAGACGGCGTGGAAGCAGCCGTCCATCGACGCCGCGAAGACCATCTTCGACAAGATCAACCGGAAGGAGGGGACGATCTACCGCACGGACCTCTTCGGGGTCCACAAGATCTGGGGCGACCACCTCACCTACCACCCGCTGGGCGGCGCGGTCCTGGACAGGGCCACCGACAACTACGGCCGGCTGCACGGCTACACGGGTCTGTACGTCATCGACGGCGCACTGATCCCCGGCAACACCAGCGTGAACCCGTTCGTCACCATCACCGCGCTCGCCGAGCGCAACATCGAACGGATCATCGCCACCGACCTGTAGGCGCCCCGGAGGACACGGGGAGCCACGGAGAGTCCGGGGCCGGGAGTGCCAACCCGGCGGCCCCGGACTCCGTCAGGAGGCGACCGCCTCTCACCCGTGACCGGGCAGGACGCACACCGCGTCGATCCCCAGCACGTGGTTGAGCCGTCCGAACGCCAGCCACGAGCCGACGCTCATCGTCAGCTCCACGATCTCCGTCTGGCTGTAGTGCGCGGTCATCCGCTTCCAGAAGGCGTCGTCCAGGCCGTGGTGGTCGAGCGTGTACCGCTCGGCGTACTCCGCCGCCAGCCGGGTCCGCTCGTCGAAGGCGTCGGTCGTACGCCACGCGGTCACCGCCGCGCCGAACTCCTCCTCGACCTTCGCCCCGTCCCGCTCGGTCCGCCAGTCCAGGCAGAACAGGCACCCGTTGATCTGCGCGACGCGCAGCCTGGCCGCCTCGAACTCCCGCAGCCCCAGCGTCGTGTGCTCGTACACGGACATCGAGAACGTGGCGGCGGCCATCCCGATGCCGGGGACCATCTCCCCCCACACGTAACCGATGGGCTCCTGGCCCTCCGGGATATCGATGATCATGCCGGTCTCCTTCCCAGCCTGCCTACCGCAGGCCGCAGCGGAACGTCCAGTGCGTCGTACAGGCCCGGCTCCGCGTCCACCAGCCAGTCGATGGCGGAGACGAGGCGTCCGACCGCGGTGGCGTTCCCGCCCGCCGACCGGTTCTCGTCCTCGTCGGAGGCCTCGACCGTCACTTCGATACGGGGACGGCCCTCGATCACCACCCGGTGCGCGCCCACCCCGTCGGGCGGGGAAGGCCAGTCCGGGGCGCACGAGGGATGGATCCGGGTGATGTGCTCGATGACGATGCGCGGCACGCCGTCCACGATGCCCTGCACCTCGAAGCGCACCGCCCCCTGTGTGCCCGCCGCGAACTCGCCCATCGTGCGGGTGCCGACCGTCGACTCCAGCGCCCGACGGTCCAAGGTCTCGCGGATCTCGTCCAGTTCGACGTCCAGCGCCCGCGCCATGAGCCGTATCTGACCGCCCCACACCATCGTCGGAACGCTCTCCGCCAGCATCAGCGGTTCGTAGTCCATCGGGTGCCCCATGCCGATCAGATGGCGCACCGACTCCTCCTGCTCGTACGTGGAGTAGTCGAAGATCTCCTGGCAGCGGATGACGTCCACCTCGGTACCGAGGCCGCTGACCAGCAGGGGCAGCACGTCATTGCCCCAGCCGGGGTCGACCCCGGAGACGAAGAGGGAACCGCCCCCCTCGGCGACGGCGGCCAGGACCGGGTCCCGCAGCTCCGGCGGGGCGTTGCGCTGGTCGTAGAGCGGATAGAGGGAGGGCGTGACGACCACCGCGCCGGCCCGGATCGCCCGGCCGATGTCGGCGAGGGCGTCGTCGGGACGGATGTCGCCGGACGCCGCGTAGACGACCGCCCGGGGGCGGGCGGCCAGGACGGCGGCGATGTCGTCGGTGGCCGCGACCCCGAGCGTGCGTCCGACCCCGCCGAGTGCGCCCGCGTCGCGGCCGACCTTGGCGGAGTCGTGCACGAGGACGGCGGCGAGTGTCAGCGCCGGATGAGCCTCGACGGCGCGGATCGCCGCGCGGCCGACGTTGCCGGTACCCCAGACAACCGTGGGAATCATGCGCGGAGGGTAGCCCCCGGACCCTGCACTTCCCAGAGCCGTGCGGGACCCAGTTCGTCCGGTGGAAAGGGGGGTTCCCGAGGACGGGTGTTCCCGGGCCGGAGACGTTCCGCCCGCCCGGGAACACGACAGCGGCTACCGCTCGGCCCGTGCGCCGTTCGGAGCGCCGGAGACCGTGAACTGCGAACCGGGCTCGATGAGCACGTGGCCGTCGCGCGAACCGGTGATCGTCACGTTGGTGAGCGACGCGTTGCCGCGCGCGCCGCCCATCGCGAGGATGCCGGATCCGTTGTTGGACTTGTCGATCCGGACGTTCTCGATCTTGACGTTCTGCATCAGGCCGCCGCCCGTCTTGAACTGGATGCCGTCATAGGTGGAGTCGATGATGTCCGTGTCGCGGATCGTGACTCCGGGGATCGGCAGATTCTGTGGGAAGAGGGTGATCGCGCCGAACTCCTGGTCCTCGTTCCAGAAGGCTCCGCCGGTGCGGTACAGGCCGTTGTTGGCGATCAGCGTCTGCCCGGAGAAGGGCAGCGGGTCATGGTCGGTCGCCAGCATGATGGCCGGGTAGTTCATCGTGTCGGAGATCAGGTTGTTCTCGATCTTGTTGCCGTAACCCCCGTAGATCGCGATGCCGTTGGCGCGCCACGGGAGCTGGATGGTGTTGTTGCGGAAGCTGTTGTCGTGGCCGATGTCGACGGACTGGTCCTTGACGTACTTGCTGGACCAGACCGCGAGGGCGTCGTCGCCGGTGTTGCGGAACGACGAGTTGTAGACCGTGGAGTTGCGGGTGCCGTTGGCGAAGTTGATGCCGTCGGCGTACGTGTTGCGGATCCGCATCCCGGTGAACTCGACGCCGTCGCCCGGGTTCCACAGCTCGGGGATGTTGGTGAAGTCGCGACCGGCCCAGACGCCCACGTTGGCGTGCTCGATCCAGACGCCGCTGATCTTCGTGTCCTTGCCGAACCGGCCGTTCAGCGCGACGCCGCCCTCGTGGTTGCCGTCACCGCCGCGAATGGTGCCGGAGCCGAAGATGGCGATGTCGGAGATTTGCGTGTTCTCGTCGATGTCGAAACCGAAGTTGCCCTCGTGCGGGTGGTTGATGCCGCCCGCCTCGTGCGGCGGGGTGAGGGTGTAGAGCTGGGAGTGCCACATGCCCGCGCCCCGGATCGTCACATCACGGATGCCGACCTGGTTGAACTGACCCCGGTCGAGCGGGTCGTCGGTGAGGATCTTCTGCTCCTGGCGCCACTGGCCGGCCGGGATCCACACGCAGTCGATCTGACCGTTCTGGTTCGCCGTCACCGCGCGCTGGATCGCCGCCGTGTCGTCGATCCCGTCGTTCGCCACCGCGCCGTACGTCGTGATGGACACACAGCCCGAGGGCTGGGCCGAGGGCGCCGCCACCTGCTCCAGGTCGATCAGGTCGATGATGTAGAAGGAGGCGTTGTCGCTCGCGTCGCGCTGGAGCCGGAACTTCGTGCCCGCCGGATAGGTCTGCGTGAGCAGGGCGTGCGACTCGTCGAACAGCCGCCGTGCGTCGCCGCCGGGGGTGTTGGTGAGCCCCTCGGGGCTGTCGGTGTTCCCGTACAGCCAGCTGTGCTTCGAGGAGAGGTCGATCTTGCGGACGAACTGG
The nucleotide sequence above comes from Streptomyces sp. NBC_01116. Encoded proteins:
- a CDS encoding SpoIIE family protein phosphatase, whose amino-acid sequence is MPDELSLVLAQALVSAVESSDGYAGGVFLRSRTPGLLRLAVLAGLPGPLFRPWWRMQVNRPFPLSEAYRSGRPVLLSDAEDAMRRFPQLMAGLPFPFGSLWVPITGPRGSLGVLAILRPSTPGRPVAPADGDRLHRLGHRLGDALTALEQRGVDCVWEDEPVPVQLPAATTPPVRVGRFDWDLHSGQVTADDELCAILGFAPDAFPGTVDALAGRLVPEDVYGLWALARRTVESAEPVVRRMRLRGPDGRSHLLELSGRWTHPDGDASASRLSGFLVDLGAGPVVPEAADRLPRGILSLDRLGRITYANGLAEELLGHSREELVGHVVWQALPWFGHESYEDHYRAALMADEPVHFLARRPPSHWLSVSLYPGHDGVSVVLQGTDRPDYTPGSVTAPGLGIGSTADRSSALYRPVALAIALTEAVTARQVSEVVTEELLPAFGGRQLAIYLLDEGHLHLAWETGFPKGFLDRFEGVELDVSIPGVETLTTGRPMFFESMQRLAEAYPGIPIDADVGARAFLPLIASGRPVGSCILGFDRPRGFSPEERTVLTALAGLIAQALKRAQRYDSESALARGLQDALLPHRLPEVDGVDTLGRYLSGTQGMDVGGDWYDVIDTGRELALIIGDVQGHGVAAAATMGQLRSAVRAFALTNYDPQDVISGTNRLLIDLDPGQFASCCYIALDPVTGVARAVRAGHPQPVLRRPDGRTEVLDLPGGIVLGIDERASYPVTEMRLEPGAMLALFTDGLIERPGTDIDEGIERLRSTVERIGAVPLAETADQVIGEAREAIDRPDDIALLLAARWAGTGTVRKPREAGVPGPDLWRTFRGPDPGRTAGARDPAP
- a CDS encoding FAD-dependent oxidoreductase — its product is MTRPVRVAIVGAGPAGIYAADALLKSEVCQDPGVSIDLFERMPAPFGLIRYGVAPDHPRIKGIVKALHQVLDKPQIRLFGNVSYPHDIGLDDLRSFYDAVIFSTGAEADRALDVPGIQLEGSYGAAEFVSWYDGHPEVPRTWPLTAEKVAVLGVGNVALDVARVLAKTADELLPTEIPDNVYQGLKENKALEVHVFGRRGPAQAKFSPMELRELDHSPNIEVIVNPEDIEYDEGSIATRRENKQANMVAQTLENWAIRDVGDRPHKLFLHFFESPVEILGEDGKVVALRTERTELDGTGNVRGTGRFTDWDMQSVYRAVGYYSEELPKLPFDVASGTVPHEAGRVIAGDEHMSSVYVTGWIKRGPIGLIGHTKGDANETVACLLEDRAAGRLPQPATPAPEAVEAFLEDRGVRFTTWEGWHKLDAHEQALGAAQGRERVKVVEREGMLEASGAFAPAKTPADA
- a CDS encoding transglycosylase SLT domain-containing protein, which gives rise to MPAQGKHRRSPSISLRRGLVAVTAGGAVLALPVIGTTSAFAAPTPVAAPQQAVAPASAAQANSAKKAAPAQHSVAAGETLSKIAREYSVSGGWEKLYEGNRKIIGENPDLIHPGIELTLGTKAEAPSEDKAGKAAKASPSAARGGEADRADRSERINAAPVAKAAPAAEKAVTYTNDLDGWIKESLAVMAEQGIPGTYEGIHRNIMRESSGNPAAINNWDSNAVKGTPSKGLLQVIDPTFQAYHVPGTSTDSYDPVANITAACNYAADRYGSIDNVFGAY
- a CDS encoding GMC oxidoreductase, which encodes MRDASKSNSGTEGVSRRRFITGTGSLLGAAAIAGHTAPAWAGVRAAAAPIGSGARVPVLVVGTGYGGSVAALRLAQAGVDVHMVEMGMAWDAPGADGKIFANTTRPDDRSFWLRTRTKQPLSNFLGFPIDKNVNRYTGILDAEEFGGITVYQGRGVGGGSLVNGGMAVTPRRENFGAILPTVNAQEMYSTYYPRANSGLGVTTIDPAWFDSVDCYQYARVGRKHAQRSGFPFLFVPAVYDWDYMKQEAAGTVPKSALDAEILYGNNYGKKSLQKTYIDRIRATGRVTISPLHKVTTVTPAPGGGYTVLIDQLDTTGRTAATKTVTADKVFFAAGSVGTSKLLVGLKATGALPLLNNEVGRGWGDNGNVMCGRANHLWDPTGQVQSSIPTGGIDNWDAGGAFAEVAPLPTGIETWASFYLSITKNPNRARFTWNAAAGKVELDWQTAWKQPSIDAAKTIFDKINRKEGTIYRTDLFGVHKIWGDHLTYHPLGGAVLDRATDNYGRLHGYTGLYVIDGALIPGNTSVNPFVTITALAERNIERIIATDL
- a CDS encoding carboxymuconolactone decarboxylase family protein codes for the protein MIIDIPEGQEPIGYVWGEMVPGIGMAAATFSMSVYEHTTLGLREFEAARLRVAQINGCLFCLDWRTERDGAKVEEEFGAAVTAWRTTDAFDERTRLAAEYAERYTLDHHGLDDAFWKRMTAHYSQTEIVELTMSVGSWLAFGRLNHVLGIDAVCVLPGHG
- a CDS encoding dihydrodipicolinate reductase; amino-acid sequence: MIPTVVWGTGNVGRAAIRAVEAHPALTLAAVLVHDSAKVGRDAGALGGVGRTLGVAATDDIAAVLAARPRAVVYAASGDIRPDDALADIGRAIRAGAVVVTPSLYPLYDQRNAPPELRDPVLAAVAEGGGSLFVSGVDPGWGNDVLPLLVSGLGTEVDVIRCQEIFDYSTYEQEESVRHLIGMGHPMDYEPLMLAESVPTMVWGGQIRLMARALDVELDEIRETLDRRALESTVGTRTMGEFAAGTQGAVRFEVQGIVDGVPRIVIEHITRIHPSCAPDWPSPPDGVGAHRVVIEGRPRIEVTVEASDEDENRSAGGNATAVGRLVSAIDWLVDAEPGLYDALDVPLRPAVGRLGRRPA
- a CDS encoding CARDB domain-containing protein, producing MRWKRLTGQSITGLLIAGMVSVGLLPVAASAAETTDLARGKPVVASGSHGGFPAPNANDGKVNTYWESNGLPADLTVKLGADADLQSVVVKLNPDPIWGSRTQDIQVLGRTQDGTAFTSLRARAGYAFNPSGNQNTVTIPVDGRAADLQLRFFANTGAPGAQIAEVQVLGTAAPNPDLTVSALSWSPSSPSETDDITVQGTVRNAGTAASPATTVQVSLGGAVVGSAPVGPLGAGASAPVLVAVGKRPQGSYTVSALVDPTDTVIESDNANNSRTTATPLVVGQSPGPDLEVRSISASPANPAVGAAVTFTVAVHNRGTSAVSAGTITRLTVGSTTLNGTAPAIAAGATANVTIGGSWTAASGGATLTATADATNRVAETSETNNTFARSIVVGRGAAVPYTELEAENATYQGTLLKSDAERTFGHTNFATESSGRESVRLNSTGQFVEFTSTAPSNSVVVRNSIPDAPGGGGREATISLYANGQFVRKIDLSSKHSWLYGNTDSPEGLTNTPGGDARRLFDESHALLTQTYPAGTKFRLQRDASDNASFYIIDLIDLEQVAAPSAQPSGCVSITTYGAVANDGIDDTAAIQRAVTANQNGQIDCVWIPAGQWRQEQKILTDDPLDRGQFNQVGIRDVTIRGAGMWHSQLYTLTPPHEAGGINHPHEGNFGFDIDENTQISDIAIFGSGTIRGGDGNHEGGVALNGRFGKDTKISGVWIEHANVGVWAGRDFTNIPELWNPGDGVEFTGMRIRNTYADGINFANGTRNSTVYNSSFRNTGDDALAVWSSKYVKDQSVDIGHDNSFRNNTIQLPWRANGIAIYGGYGNKIENNLISDTMNYPAIMLATDHDPLPFSGQTLIANNGLYRTGGAFWNEDQEFGAITLFPQNLPIPGVTIRDTDIIDSTYDGIQFKTGGGLMQNVKIENVRIDKSNNGSGILAMGGARGNASLTNVTITGSRDGHVLIEPGSQFTVSGAPNGARAER